From a region of the Flavobacterium sediminilitoris genome:
- a CDS encoding glycoside hydrolase family protein, with translation MKGIKAIQGKTQVVTGQWESYTVSEWHSQTPLASRVTSSVKWDIYYLEPGKPPLLVLQKSEGRVRFREEAIGRKFLIVAYMYEPTLNDSSSIEITIIGTEKAEILKIDLTDVNDQPISGPLAYGQTINAHVHTTGMQGVSLMLSLYEDDAQGSGHSSENDQNHLKTITAEVGSNGIAFAQFMLEPDFQRIANAYLAKGDSDEGAYHEFYVTARGMGEIPGLTSSGNVNVANPPQESPVPSEDNTSTEESNSAETPVEAEPVKSEPVTVDPGAIDVEVPENKTPTTIEEVEEPKCGEVYCIKKGDKNELIREVNIRLAGFGGNVPTDEFTDRTEKMIKQFQKDYMKIPETGKICGNVLRAIDEFQSKYNFTFDEIKCKCGTCTGFGKGLYSEEKQDSAIAERSRKYEYPGIHRSMLSSMRSVIFYLAKDGRFSLNKISSGYRCHEDNKNNNRSSTNHMGKALDLHFNKSGVRTRDNDDVETIRKDIFNKYLGAKWDWKEKNIFNLESTAIGATTWVHYDVREFDLVYLEDTFFAKDIAGLNGKSIVLLANELGYQNTCMCNADGNNSDKAADGSSERVDPKELTTSEEGIQFIKDWEDFKDMPYNDSEGYCTIGYGHLIEKKKCEEITIPDEFKNGITEEKAVELFESRLAEFEESIQRDITVPLYQYEFDALVSLVFNTGSNFLNIGGANDGETKIKKNINNKEYEAGADEMADVTNGGTSGLVKRRNAEINMFKNNVYDSTH, from the coding sequence ATGAAAGGAATCAAGGCAATACAAGGGAAAACACAAGTAGTGACAGGACAATGGGAAAGCTATACTGTTTCAGAATGGCATAGTCAAACACCATTGGCAAGTAGAGTAACATCATCAGTAAAATGGGATATATACTATTTGGAACCTGGAAAACCACCACTTTTAGTCTTGCAAAAATCGGAAGGAAGAGTAAGATTTAGAGAAGAAGCAATAGGAAGAAAATTTCTTATAGTTGCTTATATGTATGAGCCTACATTAAATGATTCAAGTTCAATAGAAATTACAATAATTGGAACAGAGAAAGCAGAAATATTAAAAATAGACCTTACCGATGTTAACGATCAACCAATAAGTGGTCCTTTGGCTTATGGTCAAACAATAAATGCGCATGTTCATACAACAGGAATGCAAGGTGTTTCTTTAATGTTGTCATTATATGAAGATGATGCACAAGGTAGTGGACATAGTTCAGAGAATGATCAAAATCATCTCAAAACAATTACGGCTGAGGTTGGAAGTAACGGTATTGCTTTTGCTCAATTTATGTTAGAACCCGATTTTCAAAGAATTGCAAATGCTTATTTAGCAAAAGGCGATAGTGATGAAGGAGCTTATCATGAATTTTATGTAACAGCTCGTGGTATGGGAGAAATACCAGGATTAACATCTAGTGGTAATGTAAATGTAGCAAATCCACCACAAGAATCACCAGTACCTTCAGAAGATAATACTTCTACGGAAGAGTCAAATAGCGCTGAAACACCAGTAGAAGCAGAACCAGTTAAAAGTGAGCCTGTAACTGTTGATCCAGGAGCTATTGATGTAGAAGTACCAGAAAATAAAACACCAACTACAATAGAAGAAGTAGAAGAGCCAAAATGTGGTGAAGTATATTGTATTAAAAAAGGAGATAAAAATGAACTAATACGAGAGGTAAATATTCGTTTAGCAGGTTTTGGAGGAAATGTTCCTACAGATGAATTTACAGATAGAACCGAGAAAATGATAAAACAGTTTCAAAAGGACTATATGAAAATACCCGAAACAGGTAAGATTTGCGGAAATGTTTTAAGAGCAATTGACGAATTTCAGTCTAAATATAATTTTACTTTTGACGAAATAAAATGCAAATGTGGAACTTGTACTGGTTTTGGAAAAGGGCTGTATTCTGAAGAAAAACAAGATAGTGCTATAGCTGAAAGAAGTAGAAAATATGAATATCCTGGAATACACAGAAGTATGTTGTCTTCAATGAGGTCAGTGATTTTTTATTTAGCTAAAGATGGAAGGTTTTCGCTCAATAAAATTAGCTCAGGATATCGTTGTCATGAAGATAATAAGAATAATAATAGAAGTTCTACAAATCATATGGGAAAAGCACTAGACTTACATTTTAATAAGTCAGGAGTTCGAACTAGAGATAATGATGATGTAGAAACTATTAGGAAAGATATTTTTAATAAATACTTAGGAGCAAAATGGGATTGGAAAGAAAAAAATATCTTTAATTTAGAATCAACTGCAATTGGTGCAACCACATGGGTACATTATGATGTAAGAGAATTTGATTTAGTATATTTAGAAGATACATTTTTTGCTAAAGATATCGCAGGACTTAATGGTAAAAGTATAGTTTTGCTAGCAAATGAATTAGGGTATCAAAATACTTGTATGTGTAATGCAGATGGAAATAATTCTGACAAAGCAGCAGATGGATCTTCTGAAAGGGTTGATCCTAAAGAGTTAACAACATCTGAAGAAGGTATACAGTTTATTAAGGATTGGGAGGATTTTAAAGATATGCCTTATAATGACTCTGAAGGTTATTGTACTATCGGATATGGGCATTTAATAGAGAAAAAGAAATGTGAAGAAATAACAATTCCCGATGAATTTAAAAATGGAATAACTGAAGAAAAAGCTGTTGAATTATTTGAATCAAGACTTGCTGAATTTGAAGAGTCAATACAAAGAGACATCACAGTCCCTCTGTATCAGTATGAATTTGATGCCTTAGTTAGTCTTGTTTTTAATACAGGATCAAATTTTCTAAATATTGGAGGTGCTAATGATGGGGAAACTAAGATAAAGAAAAATATAAATAATAAAGAATATGAAGCTGGTGCAGATGAAATGGCTGATGTGACTAATGGAGGAACATCTGGATTGGTAAAAAGAAGAAATGCGGAAATTAATATGTTTAAAAATAATGTTTATGATTCAACTCATTAA
- a CDS encoding DUF4280 domain-containing protein, with protein MSDKHILVQGATVKCKFSVEPKTDKLKVLSHSKHYANDQDGSEKLIGTTKEIGQTLEKNTFGKCKLQPTSSDYLPCKAVITKWSNFYKNVTLSNKGQILIEDSKATCPIGGADCISVVNHGQKGNASKQEARKTDDQAASSINPVADTSGFKQEQEQNPGTYVE; from the coding sequence ATGAGTGATAAACATATACTAGTACAAGGAGCTACTGTTAAATGCAAATTTAGTGTAGAGCCCAAAACAGATAAATTAAAAGTCTTATCGCATAGTAAACATTATGCTAATGATCAAGATGGTTCCGAGAAATTAATTGGAACAACAAAAGAAATTGGTCAAACTTTGGAAAAGAACACTTTTGGAAAATGTAAATTACAACCTACAAGTAGTGATTATTTACCTTGTAAAGCAGTTATTACAAAATGGAGTAATTTTTATAAAAATGTAACACTGTCTAATAAAGGTCAAATTCTTATAGAAGATAGTAAAGCGACTTGTCCAATAGGAGGTGCAGATTGTATTAGTGTAGTGAATCACGGACAAAAAGGGAATGCCAGTAAGCAAGAAGCAAGAAAAACAGATGATCAAGCTGCAAGTAGTATAAATCCTGTTGCTGATACTAGTGGTTTTAAACAGGAGCAAGAACAAAATCCGGGAACCTACGTAGAGTAA